A stretch of DNA from Myxococcota bacterium:
TAAGTTTTCTACCTTTATCGTTTAGATTAAACGAAAGCTAGTCTCAAAGAAGCTTTAAGACCGCCACCTTTCTGCGGACACGAAATTAAGCTATCCCCAAAAAATGACTCCTATTGAACTTGAAATTGGTATGGGAAGAGCCCATTTTTTATTTGAACGTGCTCAAGCAGAGCCTGAGCATCAAATCGTTGGCATTGAATACAAAGCCCAATGGGTTACCCAAGCGCTAAAAAAACAACATCGTGAACAAATTTATAATGTGACACCAATTCACGGAAATGCGTGGGACATTGTTCCGAAACTATTTGGACCAGAAAGTCTAGATTTGATCATTGTTAACTTCCCAGACCCTTGGTGGAAACGCAGGCATCACAAACGACGCGTCTTAAACGACAAGTTTATGAAAATCCTGCTCCCGATGATGAAGCCCGGAGCGCGGTTTTTCTTTCAAAGTGACGTTA
This window harbors:
- the trmB gene encoding tRNA (guanosine(46)-N7)-methyltransferase TrmB, whose translation is MTPIELEIGMGRAHFLFERAQAEPEHQIVGIEYKAQWVTQALKKQHREQIYNVTPIHGNAWDIVPKLFGPESLDLIIVNFPDPWWKRRHHKRRVLNDKFMKILLPMMKPGARFFFQSDVKELFDVYDQLLSAYLTKVPCDVNPLGAKSHREKKCEESGLPIYRTLLYKNPHVQATT